One stretch of Chryseobacterium indologenes DNA includes these proteins:
- a CDS encoding PaaI family thioesterase: MNPRQVADYMFNQDYFSQWMNIKMIEVKENYCLIEMPIKKDMINGLKTVHGGVTFAFADSALAFSSNNMGDAAVALNCIINFTKAGKEGDVFRAESILVNDTRKTAVYDIKITNQNQELIAKFVGTVYKIGKKITEL; the protein is encoded by the coding sequence ATGAATCCAAGACAAGTTGCAGACTATATGTTCAATCAGGATTATTTTTCCCAATGGATGAATATTAAAATGATTGAGGTAAAAGAAAATTACTGTTTAATTGAGATGCCCATCAAAAAAGATATGATTAATGGGCTTAAAACAGTACATGGAGGAGTTACTTTCGCTTTTGCAGATTCTGCACTGGCATTTTCTTCCAATAATATGGGAGATGCAGCTGTGGCCTTAAACTGCATCATCAACTTTACAAAGGCCGGAAAAGAAGGTGATGTTTTCAGAGCAGAAAGTATTTTGGTGAATGACACCAGAAAAACAGCTGTATATGATATTAAAATCACCAATCAAAATCAGGAGTTGATTGCCAAATTTGTAGGAACAGTCTACAAAATCGGAAAAAAAATAACTGAATTGTAA
- the paaC gene encoding 1,2-phenylacetyl-CoA epoxidase subunit PaaC has protein sequence MNPLYNYLLKLADDSFIMGQRLSAWCGEGPYLEEDIALTNIALDELGQANNFYVYASRVIDNGKSEDDIAFLRYEHEYLNAHWTELPNEDYAQTILKVYVFSVYQKLMYEALSNSANEELAAIAQKSLKEVRYHYTHAASWMKIFAQGTEESRTRVENAIENIWEYTKGLFAKSEGEDDLVVLNIVPNVDELYKEFVAITEKDFQSFGLEYPTNPFMQPKSRTGYHTEYFGFILCELQYMQRAYPGCTW, from the coding sequence ATGAACCCATTATATAATTATTTATTAAAACTAGCAGACGACAGTTTCATTATGGGACAGCGTTTGTCTGCATGGTGCGGTGAAGGTCCCTATTTAGAGGAAGATATTGCATTAACGAACATCGCTTTGGATGAACTTGGCCAGGCTAATAACTTTTATGTATATGCTTCAAGAGTTATTGATAATGGTAAAAGTGAAGATGATATCGCCTTCTTGAGATACGAACACGAATATCTAAATGCACACTGGACAGAACTTCCTAATGAAGATTATGCTCAGACCATTTTAAAGGTGTATGTTTTCTCTGTGTATCAGAAACTGATGTATGAAGCATTATCAAATTCAGCTAACGAGGAATTAGCTGCTATTGCTCAAAAATCATTAAAAGAAGTAAGATACCACTATACGCACGCTGCATCCTGGATGAAAATCTTTGCTCAGGGAACAGAAGAAAGTCGTACACGTGTAGAGAATGCTATCGAAAATATCTGGGAATATACAAAAGGATTATTTGCCAAATCAGAAGGAGAAGATGATCTTGTTGTTCTAAATATTGTTCCTAATGTTGATGAACTTTACAAAGAGTTTGTTGCTATTACAGAGAAAGATTTCCAAAGCTTCGGATTGGAATATCCTACAAATCCTTTTATGCAGCCAAAATCAAGAACAGGATATCATACAGAGTATTTCGGATTCATTCTTTGTGAGCTTCAGTATATGCAGAGAGCGTATCCTGGGTGTACTTGGTAA
- a CDS encoding four helix bundle protein encodes MRNDKENIIVNKTFEFALNIIEFSEGLYRINKFSLANQIFKSGTSIGANVREAQNAESKTDFIHKIKIAAKEADETEYWLLLCLKSPHLNSPEEKLLLDLKEIVLILSKIISTSKIK; translated from the coding sequence ATGAGAAATGACAAAGAAAATATTATTGTAAATAAAACATTTGAGTTTGCATTAAACATTATAGAATTTTCAGAAGGACTATATAGGATTAATAAATTTTCACTAGCGAATCAGATTTTTAAATCAGGTACATCCATTGGTGCGAATGTAAGAGAAGCCCAGAATGCTGAAAGTAAGACAGATTTTATCCATAAAATAAAAATTGCAGCTAAAGAGGCAGATGAAACTGAGTATTGGCTTTTATTATGTTTAAAGTCTCCACATTTGAATTCGCCAGAAGAAAAATTGCTTTTAGATTTAAAAGAAATAGTATTAATTCTCTCTAAAATTATTTCAACGTCAAAAATTAAATAA
- the paaA gene encoding 1,2-phenylacetyl-CoA epoxidase subunit PaaA: MDLEKFVQYVHEENKVEPKDVMPEDYRKLLVRQISQHAHSEIVGMLPEANWISRAPSLRRKMALLAKVQDEAGHGLYLYSATETLGDGSIRADRDATYDDMLEGKAKYSSIFNYPTLSWADIGAIGWLVDGAAIMNQVMLMGNSYGPYSRAMVKICKEESFHQRQGYEILMALCRGTKQQKEMAQASLNRFWWPALMMFGPNDDSSPNSKISMNYRVKRESNDSLRQRFIDVTVSQAEFLGLTIPDKDLKWNEERQHYDFGELPWDEFMEILKGNGPCNKKRIETKRKAQRENSWVKEAAAAFAEKQNEKVN, from the coding sequence ATGGACTTAGAAAAATTTGTTCAATACGTTCACGAAGAAAATAAAGTAGAACCAAAAGACGTAATGCCTGAGGATTACAGAAAACTATTGGTTCGACAGATTTCACAGCACGCGCATTCTGAAATTGTAGGAATGCTGCCTGAAGCCAACTGGATTTCCAGAGCACCTTCATTGAGAAGAAAAATGGCTCTTTTGGCTAAAGTTCAGGATGAAGCAGGACATGGTTTATACCTTTACTCTGCTACGGAAACATTAGGAGACGGAAGTATCAGAGCAGACAGAGATGCTACTTATGATGATATGTTGGAAGGGAAAGCAAAATATTCAAGTATTTTCAATTATCCAACGTTAAGCTGGGCAGATATCGGTGCTATAGGCTGGTTGGTAGACGGAGCTGCAATTATGAATCAGGTAATGCTAATGGGGAATTCTTATGGACCTTATTCAAGAGCGATGGTGAAAATATGTAAAGAAGAATCTTTTCACCAAAGACAAGGCTATGAGATCCTGATGGCGCTTTGCCGTGGTACCAAACAACAGAAAGAAATGGCTCAGGCTTCGTTAAACCGTTTCTGGTGGCCGGCTCTAATGATGTTTGGACCAAACGATGACAGTTCTCCAAACTCTAAAATCTCTATGAACTATAGAGTGAAAAGAGAAAGTAATGACAGTCTTCGTCAGAGATTTATTGATGTTACCGTTTCTCAGGCTGAATTCTTAGGATTAACCATTCCGGATAAAGACTTGAAATGGAATGAGGAAAGACAGCATTACGATTTCGGAGAACTTCCTTGGGATGAGTTTATGGAGATCTTAAAAGGAAACGGCCCTTGTAATAAAAAACGTATTGAAACTAAGAGAAAAGCTCAGAGAGAGAACTCTTGGGTGAAAGAAGCAGCGGCGGCTTTTGCAGAAAAACAGAACGAAAAAGTAAACTAG
- a CDS encoding 3-hydroxyacyl-CoA dehydrogenase NAD-binding domain-containing protein — translation MNIGIIGAGTMGVGIAQVAATAGCKVVLFDANAPQIDKALTGLEKTLQKLTEKGKISQEKAIEIRNNIVKGEALQDLKDSNLVIEAIIENKDIKTKVFTELETYVSEDCIIGSNTSSISITSLGAELKKPERFIGIHFFNPAPLMPLVEVIPSLLTEKTLAEKIYNLMKEWGKMPVIAKDIPGFIVNRIARPYYGEALRIVEENIATPEQVDEAMKTLGNFKMGPFELMDLIGVDVNFAVTTTVYKDYFYDPKYKPSLLQQRMSEAKLHGRKTGKGFYDYSEGAVKPEAQKDDVLYQQVFLRIISMLINEAVEAKRLGVANDEDIELAMQKGVNYPKGLLGWGQEIGYSKISEILQNLYNEYQEERYRQSPLLKKL, via the coding sequence ATGAATATTGGAATTATTGGGGCAGGAACCATGGGCGTAGGAATTGCCCAGGTGGCTGCAACAGCGGGATGCAAGGTCGTTTTATTCGATGCTAATGCTCCGCAAATAGATAAAGCACTTACAGGTTTAGAGAAAACCCTTCAGAAATTAACTGAAAAAGGAAAAATTTCTCAGGAAAAAGCCATAGAGATCAGAAACAATATTGTAAAAGGGGAAGCCTTGCAGGATCTAAAAGATTCCAATTTGGTTATCGAAGCGATCATTGAAAACAAAGACATCAAAACCAAGGTTTTTACAGAACTGGAGACTTATGTTTCAGAAGACTGTATCATCGGTTCCAATACATCATCCATTTCTATCACCTCTCTGGGGGCAGAACTAAAGAAACCGGAGCGTTTCATCGGAATTCACTTTTTCAATCCGGCTCCGTTGATGCCTTTAGTGGAAGTGATTCCATCTTTATTAACAGAAAAAACTTTAGCTGAAAAAATATACAACCTCATGAAAGAATGGGGAAAAATGCCTGTTATTGCTAAGGATATTCCAGGATTTATTGTGAATAGAATTGCCCGTCCATATTATGGTGAAGCATTAAGAATTGTTGAAGAAAATATTGCAACTCCTGAACAGGTAGATGAAGCTATGAAAACTTTAGGAAACTTCAAAATGGGACCGTTTGAATTAATGGACCTTATTGGAGTGGATGTCAACTTTGCTGTAACCACAACGGTTTACAAAGATTATTTCTACGACCCTAAATATAAACCTTCTTTACTTCAGCAGAGAATGTCTGAAGCCAAACTTCACGGCAGAAAAACAGGAAAAGGCTTCTATGACTACAGTGAAGGAGCTGTAAAACCGGAAGCACAGAAAGATGACGTTCTTTATCAACAGGTCTTTTTAAGAATCATTTCAATGCTGATTAATGAAGCAGTAGAAGCCAAAAGATTAGGAGTTGCCAATGATGAAGATATTGAACTGGCGATGCAGAAAGGAGTAAATTATCCAAAAGGATTGTTAGGCTGGGGACAGGAAATCGGATATTCAAAAATTTCAGAAATCCTGCAGAACCTTTACAATGAGTATCAGGAAGAAAGGTATAGGCAAAGTCCTTTATTAAAGAAATTATAA
- a CDS encoding transferase hexapeptide repeat family protein produces MNIYSYHGIRPIIKPSAYIHPQAVIIGNVEIGEEVYIGPNAVIRGDWGKIIIKDGANVQENCTLHVFPNIETILEESAHIGHGAIIHSGHIGKNCLIGMNSVVMDKAYIGDESIVGALAFVPANFRCEPRKLIVGSPAKIIRDVSDEMIHWKTEGTKLYQELAREGKEAILPCEPFTEYVKQIPTKIVDYSIWDDVK; encoded by the coding sequence ATGAACATCTACTCATATCACGGAATCCGTCCCATTATCAAACCTTCTGCCTATATTCATCCACAGGCAGTGATTATCGGGAATGTGGAAATTGGTGAAGAAGTCTATATCGGTCCCAATGCGGTAATCCGTGGAGACTGGGGAAAGATTATCATTAAAGACGGAGCCAATGTTCAGGAGAACTGTACACTTCACGTTTTTCCGAATATCGAAACCATTTTAGAGGAATCAGCGCATATAGGACACGGAGCGATCATTCACTCAGGACATATTGGAAAGAACTGTTTGATCGGTATGAATTCCGTTGTAATGGACAAAGCTTATATCGGAGATGAAAGTATTGTGGGAGCTTTAGCATTCGTTCCTGCGAATTTCAGATGCGAACCGAGAAAACTTATTGTGGGTAGCCCTGCAAAAATTATTCGTGATGTTTCTGATGAAATGATTCATTGGAAAACTGAAGGAACAAAACTATACCAGGAATTGGCCAGAGAAGGAAAAGAAGCTATTCTGCCTTGTGAGCCTTTTACAGAATATGTTAAGCAAATCCCTACAAAAATTGTTGATTACAGCATTTGGGATGATGTGAAATAA
- the paaD gene encoding 1,2-phenylacetyl-CoA epoxidase subunit PaaD has translation MVPDPEIPVINIVELGIVRGAEITGDNSCEVTITPTYSACPAMFTIEEDIMKIMKENGWEAKVVTKMFPIWTTDWLTDEAREKLRAFGITPPEKGADEHHIGKPKKCPRCGSEHTKQISRFGSTLCKASYQCLDCLEPFDYFKCH, from the coding sequence ATGGTTCCCGATCCGGAAATTCCGGTGATTAATATTGTGGAGCTGGGAATTGTAAGAGGAGCAGAAATAACAGGCGATAATTCCTGTGAAGTAACGATTACTCCTACCTATTCCGCCTGCCCTGCAATGTTTACAATCGAAGAAGATATCATGAAAATCATGAAAGAAAACGGATGGGAAGCCAAAGTAGTCACCAAAATGTTTCCGATATGGACAACAGATTGGCTGACCGATGAAGCGAGAGAAAAATTACGTGCTTTCGGAATTACACCACCTGAAAAAGGGGCAGACGAACATCACATCGGGAAACCGAAGAAATGTCCGCGTTGCGGTTCTGAGCATACCAAACAGATCAGCAGATTTGGGTCTACCTTGTGTAAGGCTTCTTATCAGTGCTTAGACTGTTTAGAACCTTTTGATTATTTTAAATGTCATTAA
- a CDS encoding alpha/beta hydrolase: MIKKIALICSMMFVVNSMVSAQTVTTKPLTIGEVRTIKSKVLNEERTLNIYLPQNFDKAKAYPIIYLLDGSMNEDFIHVSGLVQFFNQMYSMPETIVVGIANIDRKRDFTFHTDLKDLQKDYPTTGHSDKFITFFEKELKPYVESQFKTTEKYLFGQSLGGLLATEILLNKPEMFNNYFIISPSLWWDDESLLKKAPQLLSKSADTKKFVYVSVGKGEHPVMIKDAENLYDVLKKAGKKNWTVEYKMMETDNHATILHRSLYEGLVKLFPYQEPK, encoded by the coding sequence ATGATAAAGAAAATTGCTCTTATATGCAGTATGATGTTTGTGGTAAACAGTATGGTATCAGCACAGACTGTTACTACAAAACCGCTTACAATAGGAGAAGTGAGGACGATTAAGTCTAAAGTTCTCAATGAGGAAAGAACATTAAACATCTATCTTCCTCAAAATTTTGATAAAGCAAAAGCCTACCCAATCATCTATCTTTTAGATGGAAGTATGAATGAAGACTTTATCCACGTTTCAGGATTGGTGCAGTTCTTCAACCAAATGTATTCCATGCCGGAAACTATAGTGGTAGGAATTGCGAATATAGACAGAAAGAGAGATTTTACATTTCATACAGATTTAAAAGACTTACAAAAAGACTATCCTACAACAGGACATTCTGATAAGTTTATTACTTTTTTTGAAAAAGAACTGAAACCTTACGTTGAAAGCCAGTTTAAAACTACAGAGAAATATCTTTTCGGACAATCTCTTGGAGGTTTGTTAGCAACAGAAATTCTATTGAATAAACCTGAAATGTTCAACAACTATTTCATCATCAGTCCGAGTTTATGGTGGGATGATGAAAGCCTTTTAAAAAAAGCTCCTCAATTACTTTCAAAATCTGCAGATACTAAAAAGTTTGTTTATGTTTCCGTAGGAAAAGGCGAACACCCTGTAATGATAAAAGATGCAGAAAACCTGTATGATGTGTTGAAAAAAGCAGGCAAGAAAAACTGGACGGTAGAATATAAAATGATGGAAACAGACAATCACGCAACTATTCTTCACAGAAGTTTATATGAAGGATTGGTGAAACTGTTTCCGTATCAGGAACCAAAATAA
- the paaZ gene encoding phenylacetic acid degradation bifunctional protein PaaZ: protein MKKLKNYIYGQWVEGTGTGIPLYNAVTGEQVAVSDTEGLNFEQALDYGRTVGYKNLSSMTFYDRGEMLKKVALYLLERKKKYYELSYKTGATHVDSWVDIEGGFGTFFTYSGLAKRMLPNTPFWVDGDTQKISANGTHLGTHILTPSEGVSVQINAYNFPVWGMLEKLSTSLLAGVPSIVKPSPFGSYLTNVVFQDMIESGVLPEGAVQLVCGEPGNILDYVQDGDSVLFTGSATTGRKLKSLPSIAGNAVRFNMEADSLNCSILGLEAKPGTPEFDLFIKEVRNEMTTKAGQKCTAIRRIIVPEHLIGDVQNALSKALDQTKIGNPLSRETRMGSLVGRQQYEEVLRKVNILKSETELVYDGKHELVDASYENGAFMSPKLFLNDKPFEKNISHDVEAFGPVSTLMPYKDAEEAAALAKRGKGSLVGSIVSHDENFIAETSWKMASQHGRIFVLNRDNAKESTGHGSPLPTLMHGGPGRAGGGEEMGGLSGLHFFLQKTAIQGSPDVLKAITKIYQQGAEKKFSDKHPFQKYFEEVEVGDSLETAGRTVTDADIVNFSNVSWDHFYAHTDATSLTGTIFDKTVAHGYFILSAAAGLFVSGKKGPVIANYGLEECSFFKPVYAGDTITVYLTAKEKINRGVKGRNIPSGVVKWLVEVVNQRDEVVCVATILTLVAKQSPFIDLTVKNVQKILGELTESTPALWGKMSPQQMIEHLDQGVLVSLGEPEAEKCFTPEEHLEKWQDSLYNHRAMPKDFTAPFLPQDGSLPELIHKNLDAAKQSFIDNLKRFVVYYKENPQAEHMNFVFGKLNKEMWELMHKKHFTHHFEQFGLI from the coding sequence ATGAAAAAACTAAAAAACTATATCTACGGACAATGGGTAGAAGGAACCGGAACCGGAATCCCTTTATACAATGCTGTAACAGGAGAGCAGGTCGCTGTTTCCGATACGGAAGGTCTTAACTTTGAACAGGCTCTTGATTATGGTAGAACGGTAGGATATAAAAACCTTTCTTCAATGACTTTCTACGATCGTGGAGAAATGTTGAAAAAAGTAGCACTTTACTTATTAGAAAGAAAGAAAAAATATTACGAGTTATCCTATAAAACAGGAGCAACGCACGTTGATTCATGGGTAGATATTGAAGGAGGCTTCGGAACTTTCTTTACCTATTCCGGATTGGCGAAAAGAATGCTTCCTAACACTCCGTTTTGGGTAGATGGAGATACTCAGAAGATCTCTGCCAACGGAACTCATTTGGGAACTCATATTTTAACACCTAGTGAAGGTGTTTCTGTACAGATCAATGCTTATAATTTTCCTGTTTGGGGAATGTTAGAAAAGTTATCCACATCATTGTTAGCAGGGGTACCGTCGATTGTGAAGCCTTCTCCTTTCGGGTCTTATCTTACAAATGTCGTATTTCAGGATATGATAGAAAGTGGAGTATTGCCAGAAGGAGCAGTACAATTAGTATGTGGAGAACCAGGAAACATACTGGATTATGTTCAGGACGGAGACTCTGTGTTGTTTACTGGGTCTGCTACTACAGGAAGAAAGCTGAAATCACTTCCATCTATTGCGGGAAATGCAGTTCGTTTCAATATGGAAGCAGACTCTCTGAATTGTTCAATTTTAGGACTGGAAGCAAAACCGGGAACTCCTGAATTTGATTTATTCATCAAAGAAGTCCGTAACGAAATGACCACGAAAGCAGGTCAGAAATGTACCGCAATCAGAAGAATTATTGTTCCTGAGCATTTAATTGGTGATGTTCAGAATGCTTTGTCTAAAGCTTTAGACCAAACCAAGATCGGAAACCCATTAAGCAGAGAAACAAGAATGGGATCTTTGGTGGGGAGACAGCAATACGAAGAAGTTTTAAGGAAAGTAAATATCTTAAAATCAGAAACTGAACTTGTTTATGACGGAAAACATGAGTTAGTAGATGCAAGCTATGAAAATGGAGCATTTATGAGTCCAAAATTATTCCTGAATGATAAGCCTTTCGAGAAAAATATCTCTCACGATGTAGAAGCTTTTGGACCGGTATCTACATTAATGCCATATAAAGATGCTGAAGAAGCAGCAGCTTTAGCAAAAAGAGGAAAAGGAAGTTTAGTTGGATCTATTGTTTCCCACGATGAAAACTTTATTGCAGAAACATCATGGAAAATGGCCTCTCAACATGGTAGAATCTTTGTATTGAACAGAGACAATGCTAAAGAAAGTACTGGTCATGGCTCTCCGCTTCCGACATTAATGCACGGCGGACCAGGTAGAGCAGGAGGCGGTGAAGAAATGGGCGGTTTGAGCGGTCTTCATTTCTTCTTACAGAAAACGGCTATTCAAGGATCTCCGGATGTATTGAAAGCGATTACTAAAATTTATCAGCAGGGTGCTGAGAAGAAATTTTCAGATAAACATCCTTTCCAGAAATATTTTGAAGAAGTAGAAGTTGGAGACTCTCTTGAAACAGCAGGAAGAACCGTTACGGATGCAGATATCGTAAACTTCTCAAACGTTTCATGGGATCATTTCTATGCTCATACTGATGCTACAAGTTTAACAGGAACTATTTTCGATAAAACAGTTGCTCACGGATACTTTATCCTTTCAGCAGCAGCGGGACTATTTGTTTCCGGTAAAAAAGGGCCTGTTATTGCCAATTATGGACTAGAAGAGTGTAGCTTCTTTAAACCTGTATATGCTGGTGATACCATCACAGTTTATTTAACAGCAAAAGAAAAGATCAACAGAGGAGTAAAAGGAAGAAATATCCCGTCCGGAGTGGTAAAATGGTTGGTTGAAGTAGTAAACCAAAGAGATGAGGTGGTTTGTGTAGCTACTATTTTAACTTTGGTGGCAAAACAATCCCCTTTCATTGATCTGACAGTGAAAAATGTTCAGAAGATATTAGGAGAATTAACTGAGAGTACTCCAGCGCTTTGGGGGAAAATGTCTCCACAGCAAATGATCGAACACTTAGATCAGGGAGTATTGGTAAGTTTAGGTGAACCGGAAGCAGAAAAATGCTTTACACCAGAAGAACATCTTGAAAAATGGCAGGACTCCCTTTACAATCATAGAGCAATGCCGAAAGACTTTACAGCTCCATTCCTACCACAGGATGGTTCTCTTCCGGAATTGATTCATAAGAATCTGGATGCAGCAAAACAATCTTTCATTGATAACCTGAAAAGATTTGTTGTGTATTATAAAGAAAATCCACAGGCAGAACATATGAATTTCGTATTCGGAAAACTGAATAAAGAAATGTGGGAACTGATGCATAAAAAGCATTTCACTCACCATTTTGAACAGTTTGGATTGATTTAA
- the pcaF gene encoding 3-oxoadipyl-CoA thiolase, whose protein sequence is MNNVYIIDYVRTPISKLQGGLSEVRADDLAAIVIKEVVARNPEVPVEEIEDVIFGCANQAGEDNRNVARMGLLLAGLPYKIGGETVNRLCASGMSAVANAFRSIASGEGEIYIAGGVEQMTRSPYVMSKPSAAFGRDSQMYDTTFGWRFINPKMKEMYGVDGMGETAENLADMHQINREDQDKFALWSQQKATKAQQSGRLAEEIVKVEIPQRKGEPIVFEKDEFIKPTSSMEGLGKLRPAFRKEGTVTAGNASGMNDGAAALILASEEAVKKYGLKPKAKILGSSVAGVEPRIMGIGPVEATQKLLKRLNLSLDDMDIIELNEAFAAQALAVTRSLGLQDDDARINPNGGAIAIGHPLGVSGARIIGSAAMELQKQDKKYALCTLCIGVGQGYAMVIEKV, encoded by the coding sequence ATGAACAACGTATACATCATAGACTACGTAAGAACTCCCATCTCAAAACTACAGGGAGGATTATCAGAAGTAAGAGCAGACGATCTTGCGGCTATTGTTATTAAAGAAGTGGTAGCAAGAAACCCTGAAGTTCCTGTTGAGGAAATTGAAGATGTTATTTTCGGATGTGCTAACCAGGCAGGGGAAGATAACAGAAATGTAGCCAGAATGGGACTTTTATTGGCTGGTCTTCCTTATAAAATCGGAGGGGAAACCGTAAACCGTCTTTGTGCTTCAGGAATGTCCGCTGTAGCCAATGCATTTCGTTCGATTGCTTCGGGAGAAGGTGAGATTTATATTGCAGGTGGAGTAGAGCAGATGACGCGTTCTCCTTATGTAATGTCTAAACCTAGCGCTGCTTTTGGTAGAGACAGCCAGATGTATGATACTACTTTCGGATGGAGATTTATTAATCCGAAAATGAAAGAAATGTACGGTGTTGATGGAATGGGTGAAACCGCAGAAAATCTTGCTGATATGCACCAGATCAACAGAGAAGATCAAGATAAGTTTGCTCTTTGGTCCCAACAAAAAGCAACTAAAGCTCAGCAGAGCGGAAGATTGGCAGAAGAAATCGTGAAAGTTGAAATTCCACAGAGAAAAGGAGAACCAATTGTTTTTGAAAAAGACGAGTTTATTAAACCAACATCTTCGATGGAAGGACTGGGAAAACTTCGTCCTGCTTTCAGAAAAGAAGGAACTGTAACAGCCGGTAACGCTTCAGGAATGAACGATGGAGCTGCTGCTTTAATCTTAGCAAGTGAAGAGGCGGTTAAAAAATATGGTTTAAAACCAAAAGCTAAAATCTTAGGATCTTCTGTAGCCGGTGTAGAACCAAGAATCATGGGAATCGGTCCTGTAGAAGCAACTCAAAAGCTATTAAAGAGATTAAACCTGTCTCTTGATGATATGGATATTATCGAATTAAACGAAGCCTTTGCAGCACAAGCTTTAGCCGTAACAAGAAGTTTAGGTTTACAGGATGATGATGCAAGAATAAATCCAAACGGTGGAGCGATTGCTATTGGCCACCCGCTGGGCGTGTCCGGAGCAAGAATCATTGGTTCTGCAGCGATGGAACTTCAGAAGCAGGATAAGAAATATGCATTGTGTACCCTTTGTATCGGTGTTGGTCAAGGCTATGCAATGGTCATTGAAAAAGTATAA
- a CDS encoding enoyl-CoA hydratase/isomerase family protein produces the protein MYTQLDIESHFDGKLKIAYLNQPETMNALTKPALGDLKDFIKECSEDETVRCVAISGRGRAFCSGQNLEEAFAVGKEHHDQDIIRKIVVDYYNPLVMEVTRCKKPVIALVNGPAVGAGAMLALICDFVLANNKAYFAQAFSNIGLIPDTGGTYFLPKLLGRQLANYLAFTGKKLSAEESKAHGLVAEVFTEEEFGPKSMEILERMANMPTAALKLTKKAFANSYNNTLKEQLELEGDLQQEAAETEDFIEGVNAFLQKRKPNYKGK, from the coding sequence ATGTATACACAACTCGATATTGAATCGCATTTTGACGGGAAGCTTAAAATCGCCTACCTGAATCAGCCTGAAACGATGAACGCGCTTACTAAACCCGCTTTAGGAGATCTGAAAGATTTCATTAAAGAGTGCAGTGAGGATGAAACCGTAAGATGCGTTGCCATTTCCGGAAGAGGAAGAGCTTTTTGCTCCGGTCAAAATCTTGAGGAAGCTTTTGCTGTAGGTAAAGAACACCATGATCAGGATATCATCAGAAAAATTGTGGTAGATTATTATAACCCATTGGTAATGGAAGTAACGCGTTGCAAAAAACCGGTTATTGCCTTAGTAAATGGCCCTGCAGTAGGTGCTGGTGCCATGTTGGCATTAATCTGTGATTTCGTGTTGGCGAATAACAAAGCTTATTTTGCTCAGGCATTTTCAAATATCGGATTGATTCCAGATACAGGTGGTACTTATTTTTTACCTAAACTTTTAGGTAGACAGTTAGCCAATTATTTAGCATTCACAGGTAAAAAATTATCTGCAGAAGAATCTAAAGCTCATGGTCTTGTAGCTGAGGTCTTTACTGAGGAAGAATTCGGGCCAAAATCAATGGAAATCCTGGAAAGGATGGCCAACATGCCAACCGCAGCACTTAAGCTAACGAAAAAAGCATTTGCTAATTCTTACAACAATACTTTAAAAGAGCAATTGGAACTTGAAGGAGATCTACAGCAGGAAGCAGCAGAAACAGAGGACTTCATAGAGGGTGTAAATGCCTTTTTACAGAAAAGAAAACCTAATTATAAAGGAAAATAA
- the paaB gene encoding 1,2-phenylacetyl-CoA epoxidase subunit PaaB: MSQLDMWEVFIQTKPGLSHKHVGIVQAPTAEMALQNARDVYTRRKEGTSVWVVPSKYIVTSEGVDKEAFFDPADDKLYRHPTFYEIPNDVKNM, from the coding sequence ATGAGTCAATTAGATATGTGGGAAGTGTTTATTCAGACTAAACCGGGATTATCTCACAAACACGTTGGAATTGTACAGGCGCCAACAGCAGAAATGGCTTTACAGAACGCAAGAGACGTGTATACAAGAAGAAAAGAAGGGACTTCTGTTTGGGTGGTTCCAAGTAAATATATCGTGACTTCGGAAGGTGTGGATAAAGAAGCTTTCTTTGATCCTGCTGATGATAAACTATACCGTCACCCGACGTTCTACGAAATTCCAAACGATGTAAAAAATATGTAA